The Rosa chinensis cultivar Old Blush chromosome 7, RchiOBHm-V2, whole genome shotgun sequence DNA segment TTGCAAGAGCTACTTCCACAAATGAATGAGATGCCTTCAACCTTGTATGAAGCAAAGAAGACATTGGGGTCCTTGGGAATGGAGTATGAGAAGATACACGCATGCCCTAATGACTGCATCCTATATAGGAAAGAGTATTCAAAAGCATCCGTATGTCCTACTTGTGGTGTGTCTAGGTGGAAGGTTAGTAAGAATTCTAGTGGAGTTAAGAAAAAACAAGTACCAGCAAAGGTTCTGTGGTATTTTCCCCCAATCCCTAGATTTAGAAGGATGTTTCGTAATAGGGATATAGCAAAAAACTTAATATGGCATGCCACggaaagagaagaagatggtAAACTTCGACATCCAGCGGACTCTCCTTCATGGAAGCTTGTAGACCACATGTGGCCAGATTTTGGGGATGACCATAGAAACCTTCGACTGGCAATTTCAGCAGATGGAATAAATCCTCATGGTTCTCTTAGTAGTAGGTATAGTTGTTGGCCGGTTCTTATGGTCACCTATAACCTACCACCGTGGTTGTgtatgaaaagaaaatttattatGCTAACAATGTTAATATCTGGTCCTAAACAGTCGGGTAATGACATTGATGTCTATTTGGCACCATTAGTAGAAGATTTAAAAACTTTGTGGGATGTTGGTGTTAAGGCATATGATGCATATAGACAAGAGAGCTTTATGTTAAAGGCTATTTTGCTATGGACAATAAATGACTTCCCTGCATATGGGAATTTGTGTGGTTGTAGTGTCAAGGGATATAAAGCATGTCCAATTTGCGGTGATAATACACATTCTGAATGGCTGAAGTTTGGTAATAAGATTTCATTTGCTGGCCATAGAAAATATCTGCCGAAAAATCATGTTTTCAGGAAACAAAAGACCCCATTTAATGGTCAGCAAGAGTTTGGAACAGCTCCACATCCTTTAAGCGGGGAGGAAATTCTTGAAAGAGTCAAAGGGATTGAATCATCATGGGGGAAGAAGCTGTTGAATTCCAAAAGACCAAAGGTCAAAGTTCAACTTGGAAAAAGAAAGACCAGCGATGAAGTTAATGTTACAAAGAAAAAGGTGGTCAATGATCAGCTTACTActtgctggaaaaaaaaatcaatattcttTGATCTACCGTATTGGAGTTCATTGCATGTTAGACATTGTTTAGATGTGATGCACATTGAGAAAAACGTGTGCGAGAGCCTAATTGGAACGCTGTTGAACATCCCTGGAAAAAGTAAAGATAGTGTTGCAGCAAGGAAGGATCTTGTAGTAAAAGGTTTACGGAAAGGGTTGGCACctaaagaagggaaaaaaaagacaTATCTCCCTGCTGCGCCATATACATTGtcaaagaaggaaaaacaatCAGTTTGTGGTTCTTTGTATGGATTTAAGGGACCAAAAAATTTCTCGTCAAATTTTAAAAATCTGGTTTCTATGGACGAGTTGAAGCTTTTTGGTCTTAAGTCTCACGATTGTCATATACTTATGCAGCATCTTATTCCGGTGGCTATTCGTGCAGTGTTACCTAAGCATGTGAGATATGCAATTACAAGATTTTGCTTGTTCTTCAATGCTTTATGCAGCAAGACCATTGATGTTTTACAGCTAGATGAAATTCAAACCGGTCTTGTTGAGACTTTGTGTTTACTTGAGAAGATCTTCCCACCTTCTTTTTTCGATATAATGGTGCATCTCATAGTCCACCTTATTCGAGAAGTGCGGTTATGTGGTCCCGTATATTTGCATTGGATGTACCCATTTGAACGGTACATGAGTGTCCTAAAAGACTTTGTGAGAAATCGCAATCGTCCTGAAGGTTGTATGGCTGAAGCTTATATTGCTGAGGAAGCAGTAGATTTCTGTGCAGATTACTTGTCCGGAGTACATGCTGTTAGACTCCCTCCCAAAGCTCATTTAGATCTGAAAGATTATTATGCTCCATTAGGAAGTGGACGTGTGGTGACTGTTTGTCCCAAGCTAAGGCATCAAGCACATCTTTCTGTTTTGGACAACACAGCTGAAGTTCAGCCATATATAGAGTATGTTTTGAAGTCCCTTACAGTATATTTTACTTACTGTTGATTGTATATATAATTTCCTACATTATGGATGAGTTTTAATTTGTTGTATGTTATGCACCGCAATATTTGCAGTGAGCATTTGGAGAGATTGAAACTGGAGCACCCTCAAAAGTCTAAGGCAGAAAAGTGGCTTAAAGATGAACACAATCAAAGATTTAGCAATTGGCTGCAACAAAGAGTATGTAGAATAGGGCAGATTCTTCTTCATTCTAGCATTATTGTTTATCTTGTAATAATGTTCAAGGTTTAAATCtggtttatattttttattttacttattAATGCTTCAACTACTTTCTAATCAACCACATTCATATTTGTCCAGGTAGAGCTTGAGCTTAATAGTCCTGAAAATGAGATATCAGAAACCTTGAGGTGGCTGGCACATGGTCCTCGATGTGAAGTGAAAAAATTTTCTGGATATACAGTAAATGGAACTGATTATCACACAAAGGCTTGGGATAATGAGCATGTTCAACAAAACAGTGGGGTGACCTTAGATGCAGATGCGTTGCTAGTTTCTAGTGCCAAAGATAGGAATCCTATAGATAATGAGATGACTTTCTACGGGTGATTGAAGAGATATGGAAGCTTAACTACAATAGCTTCACGCGAGTTATGTTTAAATGTGATTGGGTTGCAAACAGTAAGAAAGGGATAAAAGTAGAGGATTTTGGATTCACCTTAGTTGACCTTAGTAGGATTGGGCACAAGTCTGATTCTTTTGTTTTAGCTGATCTTGTGCAAAAAGTATTTTACATTGAAGATCCAACAGACTCAAGGTGGTCAGTTGTATTACAAGCACCTCAATTGGACTGGTTAAATGAAGATGAGCTAGGAGATACTACACTTGATCATCAATCTTTTCCCCATGCACTGCCATCTGTTAATACATTTGATATAATGACTGAGAATGATGCAGTTTATGTGAGAACTGATTGTGAAGGCACATGGGTCGAAGAGCATAATTGACTAACTTCTACTTTAGATAATTAACGGATTCATGTTGCTGTTAACATGATGCTAGTTCTGATCTTATTTGCCTCATGTTAGTTCATTTGCTTGATGTTTAGTACTGATGTGTTTTTGTGTTATATTGACTTGCTGAACTGTTTTGTATTGATGTGGTTTTGCTgatctatttttgtttttgattttttcagGTGTTAAGATATGGattcagaagaagaaaatcatgCCACTGAAGATGACTTGCCATCTGACGAGAAGAAGGGAAGAGGTCCAACTCTCATGTCCGATATTATTCACAGTAGGAGTAAGGGGGCTCGAATGGAAGTGACATATAACAAAAAGGGGCAACCAATTGGTCTTGGAGGGAAGAGGCTAGCTACTTTTATTGGGGTAATGGCTCGAACTACTATCCCAATCACATATGAGACTTGGCCAGCAGTGAAGAATTCACTTAAAGAAATGATATGGAGTATGGTTCAGGTATGTGCAGCATTAGTAAAagtttttccttgtaatttttgTACCTTGAATAAATTTTGATAATGAGTCAATACTTGTCTTCTTGCATATTTCTAGAAATCATTCATTGTGGATCCAAGAAGCAAGAAAGATGTCTTGAGTAGTGCAGGAAGGAAATGGAAATCATTCAAG contains these protein-coding regions:
- the LOC112178239 gene encoding uncharacterized protein LOC112178239, whose protein sequence is MDKSWISMDRRSDAYENGVDRFCEFALHHAADPSSIRCPCLDCGHVKPQTIKEIRNHLFCYGIDQSYVTWYWDGEPILNSDLERKDGTWESYNESIFMENTIEMVEAAKDEFVSNPEAFEKLLEDAEKPIYPGCVKFTKLSTLVRLYNLKAQGGWPDNSFSELLKFLQELLPQMNEMPSTLYEAKKTLGSLGMEYEKIHACPNDCILYRKEYSKASVCPTCGVSRWKVSKNSSGVKKKQVPAKVLWYFPPIPRFRRMFRNRDIAKNLIWHATEREEDGKLRHPADSPSWKLVDHMWPDFGDDHRNLRLAISADGINPHGSLSSRYSCWPVLMVTYNLPPWLCMKRKFIMLTMLISGPKQSGNDIDVYLAPLVEDLKTLWDVGVKAYDAYRQESFMLKAILLWTINDFPAYGNLCGCSVKGYKACPICGDNTHSEWLKFGNKISFAGHRKYLPKNHVFRKQKTPFNGQQEFGTAPHPLSGEEILERVKGIESSWGKKLLNSKRPKVKVQLGKRKTSDEVNVTKKKVVNDQLTTCWKKKSIFFDLPYWSSLHVRHCLDVMHIEKNVCESLIGTLLNIPGKSKDSVAARKDLVVKGLRKGLAPKEGKKKTYLPAAPYTLSKKEKQSVCGSLYGFKGPKNFSSNFKNLVSMDELKLFGLKSHDCHILMQHLIPVAIRAVLPKHVRYAITRFCLFFNALCSKTIDVLQLDEIQTGLVETLCLLEKIFPPSFFDIMVHLIVHLIREVRLCGPVYLHWMYPFERYMSVLKDFVRNRNRPEGCMAEAYIAEEAVDFCADYLSGVHAVRLPPKAHLDLKDYYAPLGSGRVVTVCPKLRHQAHLSVLDNTAEVQPYIDEHLERLKLEHPQKSKAEKWLKDEHNQRFSNWLQQRVELELNSPENEISETLRWLAHGPRCEVKKFSGYTVNGTDYHTKAWDNEHVQQNSGVTLDADALLVSSAKDRNPIDNEMTFYGKKGIKVEDFGFTLVDLSRIGHKSDSFVLADLVQKVFYIEDPTDSRWSVVLQAPQLDWLNEDELGDTTLDHQSFPHALPSVNTFDIMTENDAVYVRTDCEGTWVEEHN